Genomic window (Shewanella psychropiezotolerans):
GCAGACCAGCATGATCTAGGGGTAGGCCCTCCATGGCTGCAAATAACGCAATTTCGGCCCCCTCTTGAGCCAGCAGCTCTTTCAGGGCTTGCTTAAGTTTTTTGAGTGCCGCCTCGCCGAGTTTCCCCGACATGACTAAGGCCATCATGAGTAACATCACACTGCCGCTATCCATTCCGGATTGCTTCAGCTGCGATAAAATCCGTTCACCATCTCCCAGACTGGCAAATTGCTCCACTAATTTGTTCACTGTGGTGGATTGCTCATCACCGAGTTGCTGCATCAAGTTAGCTAATGCGGCAAATCTTAGATCTTCCGGCTCTTTTCCCTGATTAATTTTTTTCAGGTGGCTGCTCAGACCCAGACTCAAGCCTTCCATTGTCTCCTCTAGCGCTTCGGCGCGAACTTCGGCTAACTCTGCCGCCGCCATCGCCATAACATTCGTCGCCGGGCTCACCTGAGCACGGATCCCATGGGACTCCTGTGGTTGATGAAAATCCACAGAGCTGGCACCATCGACTCTAACCATATCTCACTCCTAACATTCATCAGAACCTGTTTTTATCGACTCAATCCTCTGTATTTACTCACGTCCCGACACTCTTTATTCGGGACTCGGCTACAAATGTTTCCAGTAGGAGATCAAGGTGTTCAGCCAGATCGACTCTGGCAGTAAGGGAAGTGGAGCTTAATTCGGCTTGCCCTGACAATAAGTCAGGAGATACCTCCACATTCATGCGTCCCTCAAAGGCCTGCGCCATGGCCTCATAGTCATCAGCTGCCACCAGCAGGGAAACCGCTTCCAGTCCCACCCGTTCACTGACCTGATCTGAGAGTCGTTTGATCAAGAAGGGAGATGGCTCTTGCTCTAAAGTCCAGGCTTTAAGCACTGATTTAATCTGTCCCGCTATACTCGCTTTTAGTTTATCCATCACGGCTTGAGTCAATTGTGCCTCATCAAAATGCCAATCAATGGCTTCAGCTATGGCCTGCTCTTTGGCCTCTTTTTGCCACTGAGCTCGTAACATCTCAGCCTGTTCACTGGCTTGTTCTAGTATCTCTTTTGCACGTTCTTGTGCATCATCTCTTTGTTTTCTGGCCTTTTTTATTATTTGAGCTATTCTGCGTCGTGCATCTTGTTCCAGAGTCGTGACCGAGGCGGCACGAACAAGCTCAGCGTCACTGACCCAGTTGGAACCCTTCCTCGAAAGCCCGCAGGTTTGTACTTTTATTAAAAATGGATTCATAATAATCGCTCCAATCTGGATAACCATCTGGGTATGTCGACCTCTCCAGTTGGCTGATAGACCTGTAAGTCTGAAAGCTCTACACGAGCAGAAGGCAACATCAATGCCAAAGCCAACCAGAGGGGATCCTCTTGCCATTGCTTCGCAATAAGAGTCACCCCGACTGCTTGAGCTCGTTCCAGTAACTTATCCGGGGAGATA
Coding sequences:
- a CDS encoding TyeA family type III secretion system gatekeeper subunit, which produces MVRVDGASSVDFHQPQESHGIRAQVSPATNVMAMAAAELAEVRAEALEETMEGLSLGLSSHLKKINQGKEPEDLRFAALANLMQQLGDEQSTTVNKLVEQFASLGDGERILSQLKQSGMDSGSVMLLMMALVMSGKLGEAALKKLKQALKELLAQEGAEIALFAAMEGLPLDHAGLHALTQMYQQAARGNAGLAKWFDMLRHLPDRRRKIRVLLRALSEPLNDQTAARNMVKLVAVVDDLRRLLIFLTLEEHCNLLGRATQLDGDEVLNISLQLIEQAWVYPQWLEERIHHLPLLPARRLGFLRRWRELLTIVPLDCFRDPEQKEHVEEAMMGLLDKWCDQE
- a CDS encoding type III secretion protein, with product MNPFLIKVQTCGLSRKGSNWVSDAELVRAASVTTLEQDARRRIAQIIKKARKQRDDAQERAKEILEQASEQAEMLRAQWQKEAKEQAIAEAIDWHFDEAQLTQAVMDKLKASIAGQIKSVLKAWTLEQEPSPFLIKRLSDQVSERVGLEAVSLLVAADDYEAMAQAFEGRMNVEVSPDLLSGQAELSSTSLTARVDLAEHLDLLLETFVAESRIKSVGT